The following proteins are co-located in the Vigna angularis cultivar LongXiaoDou No.4 chromosome 2, ASM1680809v1, whole genome shotgun sequence genome:
- the LOC108328373 gene encoding type I inositol polyphosphate 5-phosphatase 8 isoform X2, which produces MKTESKKLSKSSWPKLTMRKWLNTKNGAEKFQSDYDATATAMERRKSFSDEDRYVAVPDDDFSEGKSGMKGLVLGKQSSPESGTGALNLRMFVGTWNVGGKSPKEGLSLRNWLTSPSDPHIYVIGFQEIVPLNAGNVLGPEDSGPAAKWLGLMHEALNTNNYDDDENNGDHDLKCRQSFSDFVPLDGELDNGEKFPKTPRRYCLAASKQMVGIFLCVWVRADLCTHVSNLKVSCVGRGIMGYLGNKGSTSISMTLYNTTFCFVCTHLASGEKFGDELRRNLDVSEILKKTKFSHSFKSLPHSLPPESILEHDNIIWLGDLNYRLAAGYEDTHELLKKNNWQALLEKDQLRIEQRAGRVFKGWNEGDIYFAPTYKYLTNSDHYVAQSSKSREKRRTPAWCDRILWKGESLNQMWYVRGESKFSDHRPVYSLFSVEVDLTSKYRVPRSCTLKPLTSTALSSTSAAKVQAEEQLFLLTRAQSCIDTVPRF; this is translated from the exons ATGAAGACAGAGTCGAAGAAGTTATCCAAG TCTTCGTGGCCTAAATTAACCATGAGGAAGTGGCTCAATACGAAGAACGGTGCTGAGAAGTTTCAGTCAGACTACGATGCAACAG CAACTGCGatggaaagaagaaagagtttCTCAGACGAAGATCGTTACGTCGCCGTACCGGATGATGATTTCTCAG AGGGGAAGAGTGGAATGAAAGGTTTGGTGCTTGGGAAGCAATCAAGTCCTGAAAGTGGCACTGGAGCTCTGAACCTTAG GATGTTCGTGGGAACGTGGAATGTGGGAGGGAAATCACCCAAGGAAGGTTTGAGTTTGAGGAATTGGCTCACGTCTCCTTCCGACCCTCACATCTATGTAATTGG GTTCCAAGAAATCGTACCGCTAAATGCGGGGAACGTACTTGGGCCGGAGGACAGTGGCCCAGCGGCGAAGTGGTTGGGCCTTATGCATGAAGCCTTGAACACCAACAACTATGACGATGATGAGAACAATGGTGACCACGACCTCAAATGTAGGCAAAGTTTTTCAGATTTTGTCCCTTTAGATGGTGAGTTGGATAATGGAGAAAAGTTTCCTAAGACTCCACGACGCTATTGCTTAGCAGCAAGCAAGCAAATGGTTGGTATTTTCTTGTGCGTGTGGGTTCGAGCGGATCTTTGCACCCATGTTTCCAATTTGAAAGTGTCCTGTGTTGGCCGAGGCATCATGGGTTATCTTGGAAATAAG GGTTCAACATCGATTAGCATGACATTGTACAACACCACGTTCTGCTTCGTTTGCACCCACTTGGCTTCTGGGGAGAAATTTGGTGACGAATTGCGAAGAAACTTGGACGTCTCGGAAATCTTGAAGAAAACCAAATTTTCTCACTCCTTTAAATCTCTTCCTCATTCTCTCCCTCCTGAAAGTATTTTGGAACACGA TAATATTATTTGGCTTGGCGACTTGAATTATCGACTAGCTGCTGGCTATGAGGACACACATGAACTACTAAAGAAGAATAATTGGCAGGCATTACTGGAGAAGGATCAG CTAAGGATAGAGCAGAGGGCTGGTCGAGTATTCAAAGGTTGGAATGAAGGGGACATATACTTTGCTCCTACTTACAAATACTTGACCAATTCTGATCACTATGTTGCCCAATCTTCCAAATCCAGGGAAAAACGACGAACTCCTGCTTG GTGCGATCGAATTCTTTGGAAAGGAGAAAGTCTGAATCAGATGTGGTATGTTCGGGGAGAGTCCAAGTTCTCAGACCACAGGCCAGTTTATTCACTATTCTCTGTTGAAGTGGACTTGACGAGCAAATATCGAGTTCCCAGGTCCTGTACGTTAAAACCCTTGACAAGTACTGCGTTGTCATCAACTAGTGCTGCTAAAGTCCAAGCAGAAGAGCAACTCTTCCTGCTAACGAGAGCTCAAAGTTGCATCGACACAGTTCCCAGGTTTTAA
- the LOC108327029 gene encoding WAT1-related protein At2g37460: MACYQQKLFERLKPFIGVVFLQFGYSGMDVLSKAALNRGMSNYVFVVYRHVFAFVVMAPFAVFLEKKVRPKMTFSIFMKIVILSLLEPVIDQNLYFLGMKYTTATFAVSMYNVLPAITFVMAWILRLEKIKLKSTRSQAKVVGTLATVAGAMIMTLIKGPILDLFGTHASNTNNVQNGGVNLEHAIKGSVMITIGCFSCACFMILQAITIEAYPAELSLTAWICLLGTVEGGIVALVMERNNFSAWSLKWDTKLLAAVYSGIVCSGMAYYIQGAVMKDRGPVFVTTFNPLCMVIVAIMGSFFLAEQMYLGRAIGAIVIIAGLYLVVWGKSKDYESSSTITEENMLSAKQTVEKSNSKEEHFSNLGTIARDEQV, translated from the exons ATGGCTTGTTATCAACAAAAACTGTTTGAAAGACTGAAGCCATTCATAGGTGTAGTTTTCTTGCAGTTTGGATATTCTGGTATGGATGTTCTATCCAAGGCTGCACTCAACAGGGGAATGAGTAACTATGTATTTGTTGTGTACCGTCATGTTTTTGCCTTTGTTGTCATGGCCCCTTTTGCAGTGTTCTTGGAGAA GAAAGTGAGGCCGAAGATGACGTTTTCGATCTTCATGAAGATAGTGATTCTCAGCCTGCTAGA GCCAGTTATTGAtcaaaatttatactttttggGAATGAAGTACACCACAGCAACCTTTGCTGTTTCCATGTACAATGTTCTCCCTGCCATTACCTTTGTCATGGCTTGGATTCTTAG GCTTgagaagataaaattaaaaagcacACGCAGTCAAGCAAAGGTGGTGGGAACTTTAGCAACTGTTGCAGGTGCCATGATCATGACACTGATAAAGGGTCCAATACTCGATCTATTTGGAACACACGCCAGCAATACAAACAACGTGCAAAATGGTGGGGTAAATCTTGAACATGCAATAAAGGGATCAGTGATGATCACAATTGGCTGCTTTAGTTGCGCTTGTTTCATGATTCTCCAA GCTATTACCATTGAAGCCTACCCTGCTGAACTCTCTCTTACAGCATGGATATGCTTATTGGGAACGGTTGAAGGTGGCATAGTGGCACTGGTTATGGAAAGGAATAATTTTTCAGCTTGGTCTCTGAAATGGGATACAAAATTGCTTGCTGCTGTCTACAGT GGCATAGTTTGCTCAGGAATGGCTTATTACATCCAAGGAGCTGTGATGAAAGATAGAGGTCCGGTCTTTGTGACAACTTTTAACCCTCTCTGCATGGTCATTGTGGCTATCATGGGCTCCTTCTTTCTGGCAGAACAAATGTACCTTGGAAG GGCAATTGGTGCTATCGTGATTATTGCAGGACTGTATCTGGTGGTGTGGGGTAAAAGCAAAGACTACGAGTCATCAAGTACGATTACTGAAGAGAATATGTTGTCAGCCAAGCAAACAGTAGAAAAGAGCAATAGCAAAGAAGAACATTTCAGTAACTTAGGCACCATAGCACGAGATGAACAAGTATGA
- the LOC108328373 gene encoding type I inositol polyphosphate 5-phosphatase 8 isoform X1 has product MFPLSFSFSSSFNCFLICLSFKSSAMKTESKKLSKSSWPKLTMRKWLNTKNGAEKFQSDYDATATAMERRKSFSDEDRYVAVPDDDFSEGKSGMKGLVLGKQSSPESGTGALNLRMFVGTWNVGGKSPKEGLSLRNWLTSPSDPHIYVIGFQEIVPLNAGNVLGPEDSGPAAKWLGLMHEALNTNNYDDDENNGDHDLKCRQSFSDFVPLDGELDNGEKFPKTPRRYCLAASKQMVGIFLCVWVRADLCTHVSNLKVSCVGRGIMGYLGNKGSTSISMTLYNTTFCFVCTHLASGEKFGDELRRNLDVSEILKKTKFSHSFKSLPHSLPPESILEHDNIIWLGDLNYRLAAGYEDTHELLKKNNWQALLEKDQLRIEQRAGRVFKGWNEGDIYFAPTYKYLTNSDHYVAQSSKSREKRRTPAWCDRILWKGESLNQMWYVRGESKFSDHRPVYSLFSVEVDLTSKYRVPRSCTLKPLTSTALSSTSAAKVQAEEQLFLLTRAQSCIDTVPRF; this is encoded by the exons ATGTTTCCTTTATCGTTTTCTTTCTCCTCATCATTTAATTGCTTTCTAATTTGTCTCAGTTTCAAGTCATCAGCAATGAAGACAGAGTCGAAGAAGTTATCCAAG TCTTCGTGGCCTAAATTAACCATGAGGAAGTGGCTCAATACGAAGAACGGTGCTGAGAAGTTTCAGTCAGACTACGATGCAACAG CAACTGCGatggaaagaagaaagagtttCTCAGACGAAGATCGTTACGTCGCCGTACCGGATGATGATTTCTCAG AGGGGAAGAGTGGAATGAAAGGTTTGGTGCTTGGGAAGCAATCAAGTCCTGAAAGTGGCACTGGAGCTCTGAACCTTAG GATGTTCGTGGGAACGTGGAATGTGGGAGGGAAATCACCCAAGGAAGGTTTGAGTTTGAGGAATTGGCTCACGTCTCCTTCCGACCCTCACATCTATGTAATTGG GTTCCAAGAAATCGTACCGCTAAATGCGGGGAACGTACTTGGGCCGGAGGACAGTGGCCCAGCGGCGAAGTGGTTGGGCCTTATGCATGAAGCCTTGAACACCAACAACTATGACGATGATGAGAACAATGGTGACCACGACCTCAAATGTAGGCAAAGTTTTTCAGATTTTGTCCCTTTAGATGGTGAGTTGGATAATGGAGAAAAGTTTCCTAAGACTCCACGACGCTATTGCTTAGCAGCAAGCAAGCAAATGGTTGGTATTTTCTTGTGCGTGTGGGTTCGAGCGGATCTTTGCACCCATGTTTCCAATTTGAAAGTGTCCTGTGTTGGCCGAGGCATCATGGGTTATCTTGGAAATAAG GGTTCAACATCGATTAGCATGACATTGTACAACACCACGTTCTGCTTCGTTTGCACCCACTTGGCTTCTGGGGAGAAATTTGGTGACGAATTGCGAAGAAACTTGGACGTCTCGGAAATCTTGAAGAAAACCAAATTTTCTCACTCCTTTAAATCTCTTCCTCATTCTCTCCCTCCTGAAAGTATTTTGGAACACGA TAATATTATTTGGCTTGGCGACTTGAATTATCGACTAGCTGCTGGCTATGAGGACACACATGAACTACTAAAGAAGAATAATTGGCAGGCATTACTGGAGAAGGATCAG CTAAGGATAGAGCAGAGGGCTGGTCGAGTATTCAAAGGTTGGAATGAAGGGGACATATACTTTGCTCCTACTTACAAATACTTGACCAATTCTGATCACTATGTTGCCCAATCTTCCAAATCCAGGGAAAAACGACGAACTCCTGCTTG GTGCGATCGAATTCTTTGGAAAGGAGAAAGTCTGAATCAGATGTGGTATGTTCGGGGAGAGTCCAAGTTCTCAGACCACAGGCCAGTTTATTCACTATTCTCTGTTGAAGTGGACTTGACGAGCAAATATCGAGTTCCCAGGTCCTGTACGTTAAAACCCTTGACAAGTACTGCGTTGTCATCAACTAGTGCTGCTAAAGTCCAAGCAGAAGAGCAACTCTTCCTGCTAACGAGAGCTCAAAGTTGCATCGACACAGTTCCCAGGTTTTAA